A single Flavobacterium sp. 1 DNA region contains:
- a CDS encoding type IX secretion system membrane protein PorP/SprF, protein MKTKLFSIVMMFAAIASFAQQDAQYTQYMYNTINVNPAYAGSRGALSFFALHRTQWVGLDGAPVTNTISVNTPFNNTMLGAGFSIVNDEIGPSTSNSVSVDISYTIPVSESFKLSFGLKGTANLFNIDINKLNPGDQTDPQFQNFDNEFSPNIGAGLYLHSDKAYVGFSIPNFLEADKYNDNDVAIYKEKINYYLIGGYIFDLSPTTKFKPAFMTKLVEGSPLQVDVSANFMFIDKLTVGMAYRWSASLSAMAGFQVSDAFYIGYSYDFETTALDNYNSGSHELFLRYELFQKNSKMVTPRFF, encoded by the coding sequence ATGAAAACAAAACTATTTTCTATCGTTATGATGTTTGCAGCCATTGCAAGTTTTGCGCAACAAGATGCTCAATATACTCAATATATGTATAACACAATCAATGTAAATCCAGCATACGCTGGCTCTAGAGGAGCATTAAGCTTTTTTGCGCTACACCGTACACAATGGGTAGGGCTTGATGGAGCTCCTGTAACAAATACGATCTCTGTAAATACCCCTTTTAACAACACTATGCTGGGAGCGGGTTTTTCAATTGTAAATGATGAGATAGGCCCATCAACTTCTAATTCAGTATCAGTTGATATTTCATATACTATTCCAGTATCTGAATCGTTCAAACTGTCATTTGGCCTAAAAGGAACTGCCAACCTCTTCAATATTGATATTAATAAATTAAACCCTGGCGATCAGACTGATCCGCAATTTCAAAATTTTGACAATGAATTTTCTCCTAACATTGGTGCTGGTCTTTATTTGCATTCAGACAAAGCCTATGTAGGTTTTTCAATTCCTAATTTCTTAGAAGCAGATAAATACAATGACAATGATGTAGCTATTTATAAAGAAAAAATAAATTACTACTTAATTGGAGGATATATATTTGATTTATCCCCCACAACAAAATTCAAACCCGCATTTATGACAAAACTCGTTGAGGGTTCTCCTTTGCAGGTTGATGTTTCTGCCAATTTTATGTTCATTGACAAATTAACTGTTGGTATGGCTTACAGATGGAGTGCCTCGCTGAGTGCCATGGCTGGCTTTCAAGTCTCAGATGCATTCTATATAGGATATTCTTATGATTTTGAAACTACAGCACTGGATAATTATAATTCTGGTTCTCATGAGTTATTCTTGCGCTATGAATTATTCCAGAAAAACAGCAAAATGGTAACCCCTAGATTTTTCTAA
- a CDS encoding gliding motility-associated C-terminal domain-containing protein: MKTIFTHSTKLVTLLVLSFISFSSAVAQTAPVIFPYNGFDIDGNLKANTPTADVGDWISGTGGSGQFVFNNDGSAVNTVTTYRFTDAYNSTGDNIFTGGGKFDDNPNTLWSWTNSKPGGKGDINNVLIHLGVDTNNKQWLIIASDRLVTTGTSYIDFEFFKNPISANAGGSFTLAGGRTVGDILLSVEYSNGGSTANVKFYRWNGSGYSLVTDSAANAFGKTNIATVDTIAGTAFGTSQYTAYQFVEAAINISAFLELSDPCEGAEFGSVLIKTKSSDSPSAALDDFAGPYPIKLVLGTASISYGDGSFCKNEGLVNVSLSGVTGGTFSAPSGLIINSTTGQIDITNSTSGTYTVTYSFSTGGCPKTVTTSVSINPMPIAAIGSVVNASCNSGTNGSATASATSGTSPYSYSWNTTPVQITATATGLGAGTYTVTVTDIKGCTDTEQVTITEPSTTLALGASSKTDASCFGDSTGSVTAGTVTNAVGTATYSWRNSSNIVVGTTATVSNLPQGIYTLTVSDNCFTRTNSVTIDQPSVALSASITAQTNVFCFGNNTASVTVAGANGTAPYTYSKDGIAFVASGTFSGLTAGPYTITVKDANGCTTTQAVTITQPTAALSASITAQTNVLCFGNNTASVTVAGANGTAPYTYSKDGITFVASGTFSGLTAGPYTITVKDANSCTTTQAVTITQPAIALSASITAQTNVLCFGNNTASVTVAGASGTTPYTYSKDAVTFVGSGVFSGLTADPYTITVKDANGCTTTQAVTITQPTAALSASITAQTNVLCFGNNTASVTVAGANGTAPYTYSKDAVTFVGSGIFSGLTAGPYTITVKDANGCTTTQAVTITQPAAALTASTTAQTNVLCFGNNTASVTVAGANGTSPYTYSKDAVTFVGSGTFSGLTAGPYTITVKDANGCTTTQAVTITQPTAALTASITAQTNVLCFGNNTASVTVAGANGTSPYTYSKDAVTFVGSGTFSGLTAGSYTITVKDANGCTTTQAVTITQPAAALSASITGQTNVLCFGNNTASVTVAGANGTAPYTYSKDAVTFVGSDTFSGLTAGSYTITVKDANGCTTTQAVTITQPAAALSASITTQTNVLCFGNNTASVTVAGANGTAPYTYSKNGITFVSSGIFSGLTAGSYTITVKDANACTTTQAVTITQPTATLSASITAQTNVLCFGDNTASVNVAGANGTAPYTYSKDGITFVASGVFSGLTAGSYTITVKDANACTTTQAVTITQPAIALSASITAQTNVLCFGNNIASVTVAGANGTAPYTYSKDGTTFVGSGIFSGLTAGPYTITVKDTNGCTTTQAVTITQPAIALSASITAQTNVLCFGNNTASVTVTGANGTAPYTYSKEGITFASSGVFSGLTAGSYTITVKDANACTTTQAVTITQPAAALSASITAQTNVLCFGNNTASVTVAGANGTAPYTYSKNGITFVASGIFSGLTVGSYTITVKDANGCTTAQAVTITQPTAALTASITAQTNVFCFGDNTASVTVAGANGTAPYTYSKDGTTFVASGTFSNLTIGSYTITVKDANSCTTTQAVTITQPTAGLSATAVIINNNNCVGCSNGSIIQTVTGGTSPYTYTWSNLAITKDLTNLAKGTYSVEIKDSKGCTINKEYTITESGIALVKKGLFIDTNEDGFAQVGEKINYTFSVTNIGNVNVSNVVISDPLLGAINITGNPIALIIVGQTNNTVTGTYTLTQADINAGKVINSATALGKDTENKNVTDISGTAIDNDIPTETLLIQVPEITITKDGTYVDNNHDGITNVGDLVTYNFVVKNTGNVTLTNVTVTDNNAVITGGPIATLAVGATDSTTFSGSHVITQGDIDTGYVYNLATVTAKDPKNNPVTDTSSDPTPCTSCPIKTDCPDCTITQLTQSPKIALVKNNDITVGENGCAALAVGSVVTYTFTVTNPGNVSLHNVAVIDPHAGLSAIALQSGDANNNSILEVGETWIYKATYNVTQADIDNGTITNQAAVNATAPNNAIVTDQSGNLPTNNNPNVIPICTNPSIALVKNNDITVGENGCAALAVGSVVTYTFTVTNPGNVSLHNVAVIDPHAGLSAIALQSGDANNNSILEVGETWIYKATYNVTQADIDNGTITNQAAVNAAAPNNAIVTDQSGNLPTNNNPNVIPICTNPSIALVKNNDITVGENGCAALAVGSVVTYTFTVTNPGNVSLHNVAVIDPHAGLSTIALQSGDANNNSILEVSETWMYKATYNVTQADIDNGTITNQAAVNAAAPNNAIVTDQSGNLPTNNNPNVIPICTNPSIALVKNNDITVGENGCAALAVGSVVTYTFTVTNPGNVSLHNVAVIDPHAGLSAIALQSGDANNNSILEVGETWIYKATYNVTQADIDNGTITNQAAVNAAAPNNAIVTDQSGNLPTNNNPNVIPICTNPKIALVKNNDITVGENGCAALAVGSVVTYTFIVTNPGNVSLHNIAVIDPHAGLSAIALQSGDANNNSILEVSETWMYKATYNVTQADIDNGTITNQATVNGTAPNDAIVTDQSGNLPTNNNPNVITFCINPGLTVVKIATTSSYSAVGNVINYTINIKNTGNVTLHEIAVKDPLTGLDTIIEVLAPGASSEYAQSYTVIQEDLNKGSITNIATADGLTPNNTPISATDDEVVNENANPIDAVDDNTGTVVGVNQITANVINVFTNDTLNALALNPTDVILTTVTSNPYLQLNPNGSIDVLADAPVGIQTMTYQICEKLNSTNCDTATVTVTIEAPTMKISGEGICINDVPYFSYTATADNFTPVNGLTLTWTDSNNNVIATMTNLPLNGKVLWPGATVDQNGNGTDWPGWVFADGKWSESADGFEGLRPTASITFTLNPSQTIIVNYPASDPMCTARPTFKIDAVDDAATTLEGLAGVKNILTVFKNDSLNTLALNPADVTLSVLIPDPKGDITLNTDGSIDVKANTPTGIYTLTYQICEKADNGNCDTAIVTINVTNIPLVIKANPDTYSVTQCSIGEAVRNALSNDLLNGTSANISDLKFKLLSVIGQNITIDDNGNVAFLNGVAAGQYIFNYQICEAANLTNCSTSTITINVAGIEPITITSPAFCNADTTLIDLNSLLPQGTATTGSWVDTDNTGGISGSLLNAIGIPVGKYKYEYKIGGDCPRSIFLEMVINDDCKVLPCKTIIIHNALSANEDGKNDYFQIENLEDNDCYKNIKVEIFNRWGVLVFERENYDNAGNAFRGRSEGRTTINKNEGLPTGTYFYIISYDTVDGVGQTQNIKKDGYLYLVK, encoded by the coding sequence ATGAAAACAATTTTTACTCATTCTACAAAATTAGTTACACTTTTAGTCTTAAGTTTTATAAGTTTTTCTTCAGCAGTTGCCCAAACAGCACCTGTTATTTTCCCATATAATGGTTTTGATATTGACGGTAATCTTAAGGCAAACACCCCAACTGCAGATGTAGGTGACTGGATATCAGGAACTGGTGGTTCAGGTCAATTTGTATTCAATAATGATGGAAGTGCCGTAAACACGGTAACAACCTACAGATTTACGGATGCATATAATTCCACTGGCGACAATATTTTTACTGGTGGTGGAAAATTTGACGATAACCCAAATACCCTATGGAGCTGGACAAACTCAAAACCTGGAGGAAAAGGAGATATCAATAATGTTTTGATACACTTGGGAGTTGATACAAACAATAAGCAATGGTTAATTATTGCCAGTGATAGATTGGTAACAACCGGAACTAGTTATATTGATTTTGAATTTTTTAAAAACCCAATATCTGCGAATGCCGGGGGAAGCTTTACGCTAGCCGGTGGAAGAACCGTTGGAGACATTTTACTTTCGGTTGAATATTCCAACGGTGGTAGCACGGCGAATGTAAAATTTTACAGATGGAATGGATCTGGGTATTCATTGGTTACCGATTCTGCAGCTAATGCTTTTGGAAAAACAAACATAGCTACTGTGGATACAATAGCAGGAACCGCTTTTGGCACAAGTCAATATACTGCCTACCAATTTGTTGAGGCAGCAATAAACATAAGTGCTTTCTTAGAACTTAGCGATCCATGTGAAGGCGCAGAATTTGGTTCGGTTTTAATAAAAACAAAATCTTCGGATTCACCATCAGCGGCATTAGATGATTTTGCAGGTCCTTATCCAATAAAATTGGTTTTAGGAACCGCTAGCATCAGCTATGGTGACGGCAGTTTTTGTAAAAACGAGGGGCTTGTGAATGTATCCTTAAGCGGTGTTACCGGAGGAACATTTTCAGCTCCATCAGGACTAATTATTAATTCAACTACCGGACAAATTGACATTACCAATAGTACATCTGGTACATACACAGTTACTTATTCGTTCTCAACTGGTGGCTGTCCAAAAACAGTAACCACATCTGTTTCGATTAATCCTATGCCCATAGCTGCTATTGGCTCTGTTGTGAACGCAAGCTGCAATAGCGGAACTAACGGTTCAGCAACTGCTTCAGCAACCTCAGGAACTTCTCCATATTCATATAGCTGGAACACCACCCCTGTTCAAATCACCGCAACAGCAACTGGACTTGGCGCAGGAACATATACCGTAACTGTAACTGACATTAAAGGTTGTACCGATACAGAACAAGTAACCATTACCGAACCAAGTACTACTTTGGCCCTTGGGGCTTCTTCTAAAACTGACGCTTCCTGTTTTGGTGACAGCACCGGATCGGTGACAGCTGGAACAGTGACAAACGCTGTGGGAACCGCAACATATTCTTGGAGAAACTCAAGCAATATAGTTGTGGGAACCACCGCAACTGTAAGCAACCTTCCACAGGGGATTTATACCTTGACCGTAAGCGATAACTGTTTCACCCGAACCAATTCAGTAACCATTGATCAACCTAGCGTAGCTTTAAGTGCCTCCATCACTGCACAGACCAATGTGTTTTGCTTTGGCAACAATACCGCAAGCGTAACGGTCGCTGGGGCTAATGGAACTGCGCCTTATACTTATTCTAAAGACGGAATAGCATTTGTCGCAAGCGGTACATTCAGCGGTCTTACTGCTGGACCATATACCATTACCGTGAAAGATGCCAACGGATGTACCACGACACAAGCCGTAACCATCACTCAGCCAACTGCTGCATTGAGTGCCTCCATCACAGCGCAGACAAATGTGCTTTGTTTTGGCAACAATACCGCAAGCGTAACAGTGGCTGGTGCTAACGGAACTGCTCCCTATACTTATTCTAAAGACGGAATAACATTTGTCGCTAGTGGCACATTCAGTGGGCTTACTGCAGGGCCTTACACCATTACGGTGAAAGACGCTAATAGCTGTACCACAACGCAAGCAGTAACCATCACTCAACCAGCCATAGCTTTAAGTGCCTCCATAACAGCGCAGACCAACGTGCTTTGTTTTGGAAACAATACGGCAAGCGTGACTGTGGCCGGAGCAAGCGGAACTACTCCCTATACTTATTCTAAAGACGCAGTAACCTTTGTGGGAAGCGGCGTATTCAGCGGTCTTACTGCTGACCCTTATACCATTACTGTAAAAGATGCCAACGGATGTACCACGACACAAGCTGTAACCATCACTCAGCCAACTGCTGCATTGAGTGCCTCCATCACAGCGCAGACAAATGTGCTTTGCTTTGGCAACAATACCGCAAGCGTAACCGTAGCTGGTGCCAACGGAACTGCTCCCTATACTTATTCTAAAGATGCGGTAACCTTTGTCGGAAGTGGCATATTCAGCGGACTTACTGCTGGTCCTTACACCATTACTGTAAAAGATGCCAACGGATGCACCACTACTCAAGCCGTGACCATCACGCAACCAGCTGCTGCATTAACAGCCTCCACCACAGCTCAGACCAACGTGCTCTGTTTTGGCAACAATACGGCAAGCGTAACGGTGGCTGGAGCAAACGGGACATCTCCTTATACTTATTCTAAAGATGCAGTAACCTTTGTGGGAAGCGGTACATTCAGCGGTCTTACTGCTGGTCCTTACACCATTACCGTAAAAGATGCCAACGGGTGTACCACGACACAAGCCGTAACCATCACTCAGCCAACTGCTGCATTAACAGCTTCCATCACAGCGCAGACCAATGTGCTTTGTTTTGGCAACAATACGGCAAGCGTAACGGTGGCTGGGGCTAACGGAACTTCTCCTTATACCTATTCTAAAGATGCTGTAACCTTTGTGGGAAGTGGCACATTCAGCGGGCTTACTGCAGGCTCTTATACAATTACGGTGAAAGATGCCAACGGATGCACCACAACGCAGGCCGTAACCATCACTCAGCCCGCAGCAGCATTGAGCGCATCGATCACAGGGCAAACCAACGTGCTTTGTTTTGGAAACAATACGGCCAGCGTAACAGTCGCTGGTGCAAACGGAACCGCTCCTTATACATATTCTAAAGACGCAGTAACCTTTGTGGGAAGCGACACATTCAGCGGGCTTACGGCTGGGTCTTACACCATTACGGTAAAAGATGCTAACGGCTGTACCACAACGCAAGCCGTAACCATCACTCAGCCGGCGGCAGCATTGAGCGCATCCATCACAACACAGACCAACGTGCTTTGTTTTGGAAACAATACAGCTAGCGTAACGGTTGCTGGTGCCAACGGAACTGCTCCTTATACTTATTCTAAAAACGGAATAACTTTTGTCTCAAGCGGTATATTCAGCGGGCTTACTGCAGGCTCATACACTATTACAGTAAAAGATGCCAACGCCTGTACCACAACACAGGCCGTGACAATTACACAGCCGACTGCTACTTTAAGCGCATCAATCACAGCTCAAACCAACGTGCTTTGTTTTGGTGACAATACTGCCAGTGTAAACGTGGCTGGTGCTAACGGAACTGCTCCTTATACTTATTCCAAAGACGGAATAACCTTTGTAGCCAGCGGTGTATTCAGCGGACTTACTGCAGGCTCTTACACTATTACAGTAAAAGATGCCAACGCCTGTACCACAACACAGGCCGTAACCATCACTCAGCCAGCCATAGCTTTAAGTGCCTCCATCACAGCACAGACCAACGTGCTTTGCTTTGGAAACAATATCGCAAGCGTAACAGTAGCTGGTGCCAACGGAACTGCTCCCTATACTTATTCTAAAGACGGAACAACCTTTGTTGGAAGTGGCATATTCAGCGGTCTTACTGCTGGTCCTTACACCATTACAGTGAAAGATACCAACGGATGTACCACAACGCAGGCCGTAACCATCACTCAGCCAGCCATAGCTTTAAGTGCCTCCATCACAGCACAGACCAACGTGCTTTGTTTTGGCAACAATACCGCAAGCGTAACGGTGACCGGCGCAAACGGAACTGCGCCTTATACCTATTCTAAAGAAGGAATAACATTTGCCTCAAGCGGTGTATTCAGCGGGCTTACTGCAGGCTCATACACTATTACAGTAAAAGATGCCAACGCCTGTACCACAACACAGGCCGTAACCATCACACAGCCGGCAGCAGCATTAAGCGCATCCATAACTGCACAGACCAACGTACTTTGCTTTGGAAACAATACGGCTAGCGTAACAGTAGCTGGTGCAAACGGAACTGCGCCTTACACTTATTCTAAAAACGGAATAACATTTGTAGCCAGTGGTATATTCAGCGGTCTTACTGTAGGTTCTTACACCATTACAGTAAAAGACGCTAACGGATGCACCACAGCTCAAGCTGTAACCATCACTCAGCCAACTGCTGCATTAACCGCCTCCATCACAGCGCAGACCAACGTATTTTGTTTTGGCGACAATACGGCAAGCGTAACAGTTGCTGGGGCTAACGGAACTGCTCCTTATACTTACTCTAAAGACGGAACAACCTTTGTAGCCAGTGGCACATTCAGTAATCTTACTATAGGATCTTACACCATTACAGTGAAAGACGCTAATAGCTGTACCACAACGCAAGCCGTAACCATCACGCAGCCAACAGCTGGATTAAGTGCTACTGCTGTAATTATAAATAACAATAATTGCGTAGGATGCAGTAATGGTTCTATTATTCAAACTGTCACAGGAGGAACTTCACCTTATACTTATACTTGGTCAAATCTTGCTATAACAAAAGATTTAACTAATTTGGCAAAAGGCACTTATTCAGTTGAAATTAAAGATTCTAAAGGATGTACAATAAATAAAGAATATACTATCACAGAATCTGGAATTGCTCTTGTCAAAAAAGGTCTTTTTATTGATACCAATGAAGATGGTTTTGCTCAAGTTGGCGAAAAAATCAACTATACTTTTTCAGTAACCAATATTGGTAATGTAAATGTCTCAAATGTAGTTATTAGTGACCCCTTACTTGGAGCAATAAATATTACTGGAAATCCAATAGCTTTAATTATAGTTGGACAAACAAACAATACTGTAACCGGTACTTATACATTGACACAAGCGGACATTAATGCCGGAAAAGTAATAAACTCTGCTACTGCTTTAGGGAAAGATACTGAAAATAAAAATGTAACAGATATATCCGGAACTGCTATCGATAATGATATTCCTACTGAAACATTATTAATTCAAGTTCCTGAAATTACAATTACTAAAGACGGAACTTATGTAGATAACAACCATGACGGAATAACTAATGTAGGTGATCTAGTTACTTATAATTTTGTTGTTAAAAATACTGGAAACGTAACGCTAACAAATGTAACAGTTACCGATAACAATGCCGTGATTACTGGCGGACCAATAGCTACACTTGCAGTTGGAGCAACTGACTCAACTACATTCTCTGGCTCACATGTTATCACCCAAGGAGATATTGACACAGGCTATGTTTACAACTTAGCTACTGTAACTGCCAAAGATCCAAAAAACAATCCTGTAACAGATACTTCTTCTGACCCTACTCCATGCACTTCTTGTCCAATCAAGACTGACTGTCCTGATTGTACTATTACACAACTAACTCAGTCTCCTAAGATCGCTTTAGTGAAAAACAATGATATTACAGTTGGAGAGAATGGATGCGCAGCTCTCGCAGTGGGCAGTGTGGTAACCTATACCTTTACAGTGACTAATCCCGGTAATGTAAGTCTGCACAATGTAGCTGTCATCGATCCCCATGCCGGATTATCGGCTATTGCACTACAAAGCGGCGATGCCAACAATAACAGTATTTTAGAGGTTGGCGAAACTTGGATTTATAAAGCCACCTATAATGTAACTCAAGCTGATATTGACAATGGAACTATTACCAATCAGGCCGCAGTTAATGCTACTGCACCAAATAATGCAATAGTAACCGATCAATCAGGTAACTTGCCGACAAATAATAACCCTAATGTAATTCCTATTTGCACTAATCCTAGCATAGCTTTAGTGAAAAACAATGATATTACAGTTGGAGAAAATGGATGCGCAGCTCTGGCAGTGGGCAGTGTGGTAACCTATACCTTTACAGTGACTAATCCCGGTAATGTAAGTCTGCACAATGTAGCTGTCATAGACCCTCATGCCGGATTATCTGCTATTGCACTACAAAGCGGTGATGCCAACAATAACAGTATTTTAGAGGTTGGCGAAACTTGGATTTATAAAGCCACCTATAATGTAACTCAAGCTGATATTGATAATGGAACTATTACCAATCAGGCCGCAGTTAATGCTGCTGCACCAAATAATGCAATAGTAACCGATCAATCAGGTAACTTGCCAACAAATAATAACCCTAATGTAATTCCTATTTGCACTAATCCTAGCATAGCTTTAGTGAAAAACAATGATATTACAGTTGGAGAAAATGGATGCGCAGCTCTGGCAGTGGGCAGTGTGGTAACCTATACCTTTACAGTGACTAATCCCGGTAACGTAAGTCTGCACAATGTAGCTGTAATCGATCCGCATGCAGGATTATCCACTATTGCACTACAAAGCGGCGATGCTAACAATAACAGTATTTTAGAGGTTAGCGAAACATGGATGTATAAAGCCACCTATAATGTAACTCAAGCTGATATTGATAATGGCACTATTACCAATCAGGCCGCAGTTAATGCTGCTGCACCAAATAATGCAATAGTAACCGATCAATCAGGTAACTTGCCAACAAATAATAACCCTAATGTAATTCCTATTTGCACTAATCCTAGCATAGCTTTAGTGAAAAACAATGATATTACAGTTGGAGAGAATGGATGCGCAGCTCTGGCAGTCGGCAGTGTGGTAACTTATACCTTCACCGTGACTAATCCCGGTAATGTAAGTCTGCACAATGTAGCTGTCATAGACCCTCATGCCGGATTATCTGCTATTGCACTACAAAGCGGTGATGCCAACAATAACAGTATTTTAGAGGTTGGCGAAACTTGGATTTATAAAGCCACCTATAATGTAACTCAAGCTGATATTGATAATGGAACTATTACCAATCAGGCCGCAGTTAATGCTGCTGCACCAAATAATGCAATAGTAACCGATCAATCAGGTAACTTGCCGACAAATAATAACCCTAATGTAATTCCTATTTGCACTAATCCTAAGATCGCTTTAGTAAAAAATAATGATATTACAGTTGGAGAAAATGGATGCGCAGCTCTGGCAGTCGGCAGTGTGGTAACCTACACCTTTATCGTGACTAATCCCGGTAATGTAAGTCTGCACAATATAGCCGTCATAGACCCTCATGCTGGATTATCTGCTATTGCACTACAAAGCGGCGATGCTAACAATAACAGTATTTTAGAGGTTAGCGAAACATGGATGTATAAAGCCACCTATAATGTAACTCAAGCTGATATTGATAATGGAACTATTACCAATCAGGCCACAGTTAATGGTACTGCACCAAATGATGCAATAGTAACTGACCAATCAGGTAACTTGCCAACAAATAATAACCCTAATGTAATTACTTTTTGTATTAATCCTGGATTAACTGTTGTAAAAATTGCCACAACCTCTAGCTATAGTGCTGTTGGAAATGTAATAAACTATACAATAAACATAAAAAATACTGGTAATGTAACTTTACATGAGATAGCTGTTAAAGATCCATTAACAGGATTGGATACAATTATTGAAGTTTTGGCACCTGGTGCTAGTTCTGAATACGCGCAAAGCTATACAGTAATACAAGAGGATTTAAATAAAGGCTCCATTACCAATATCGCCACTGCTGATGGATTGACTCCAAACAACACCCCTATCAGTGCTACAGATGATGAAGTTGTTAACGAAAATGCCAATCCAATTGATGCTGTTGATGATAATACTGGAACTGTTGTTGGTGTCAATCAAATTACAGCAAATGTCATTAACGTTTTCACTAATGATACTTTAAACGCATTAGCTTTAAATCCTACTGATGTAATTTTAACAACTGTAACATCAAATCCATATTTGCAATTGAATCCTAACGGCTCAATAGATGTATTAGCTGATGCTCCTGTTGGCATACAAACAATGACTTATCAAATTTGTGAAAAATTAAACAGCACTAATTGTGATACTGCCACCGTAACTGTTACGATAGAGGCTCCAACTATGAAAATATCTGGAGAAGGCATTTGTATCAATGATGTTCCTTATTTTAGCTATACAGCAACCGCAGATAATTTCACCCCAGTAAATGGATTGACATTAACTTGGACTGACAGCAATAATAATGTAATTGCAACAATGACTAATTTGCCATTAAACGGCAAAGTATTATGGCCAGGCGCTACTGTGGATCAAAACGGAAATGGAACCGATTGGCCGGGCTGGGTTTTCGCAGATGGAAAATGGAGCGAAAGCGCTGATGGTTTTGAAGGCCTTAGACCAACCGCTTCAATAACATTTACATTAAATCCAAGTCAAACAATTATAGTTAATTATCCAGCTTCAGATCCAATGTGTACCGCCAGACCAACATTTAAAATTGATGCAGTTGATGACGCTGCAACTACACTTGAAGGGTTAGCAGGGGTTAAAAACATATTAACCGTATTTAAAAACGATTCCTTAAATACCTTGGCTTTAAATCCAGCTGATGTTACATTATCGGTTTTGATTCCAGATCCAAAAGGAGACATAACTTTAAATACAGATGGTTCAATTGATGTAAAAGCAAATACTCCTACCGGAATTTATACTTTAACCTATCAAATATGTGAAAAAGCAGATAATGGTAATTGTGATACTGCAATTGTCACTATTAACGTTACCAACATCCCTCTTGTAATAAAAGCAAATCCAGACACTTATAGTGTAACTCAATGTTCAATTGGTGAGGCGGTTCGTAATGCTCTAAGCAATGATTTATTAAATGGCACATCAGCAAACATAAGTGATTTAAAATTTAAATTACTATCTGTCATTGGACAAAATATTACAATTGATGATAATGGGAACGTGGCATTTTTAAATGGTGTGGCTGCAGGTCAATACATATTCAATTATCAGATTTGTGAAGCTGCAAATCTAACAAATTGCTCTACATCAACCATTACAATTAATGTAGCAGGAATTGAACCCATTACAATTACCAGTCCTGCATTTTGTAATGCCGATACAACTCTTATTGATTTGAATAGCTTATTGCCTCAGGGTACGGCAACTACAGGAAGCTGGGTTGATACCGATAATACAGGAGGGATAAGTGGCAGCCTTCTAAACGCTATTGGCATACCTGTAGGCAAATACAAATATGAGTATAAAATTGGCGGTGATTGTCCAAGAAGCATATTCTTAGAAATGGTAATCAATGATGACTGTAAAGTACTGCCATGTAAAACAATTATTATTCATAATGCACTCTCAGCAAATGAAGACGGCAAAAATGATTATTTCCAGATTGAGAACCTAGAAGATAACGACTGCTATAAAAACATAAAAGTTGAAATCTTTAACCGCTGGGGTGTCTTAGTTTTTGAAAGAGAGAATTATGACAACGCAGGCAATGCTTTCAGAGGTCGATCAGAGGGCAGAACCACAATCAATAAAAATGAAGGTTTACCAACAGGCACATACTTTTACATCATTAGTTATGATACTGTTGATGGAGTAGGTCAAACTCAAAATATTAAAAAAGACGGCTATTTATATTTAGTAAAATAA